In Papaver somniferum cultivar HN1 chromosome 1, ASM357369v1, whole genome shotgun sequence, a genomic segment contains:
- the LOC113344089 gene encoding uncharacterized protein LOC113344089, which translates to MRLRRGQDKIESWEKLKKHMRLAFLPHNNTRLIYQQLQILRQGSKSINEYTKEFHQLIARKDISEEQLVARYIGDKVWCDVVLMDACHLLLGRPWKYDRFMNHDGRSDNYSFMWNNKKLTLVPYRELMPKPQNVDGKNLLTYHKMFIEELDDLEVFYILLDKESPSYDFFPPQVKPIIEEFQGVFPADLPNALPPLREVQYQIYLVPGSSLPNKAHYRTSPKEHEELRRQVEELIAKGFIRPSLSSCEVPDLLVPKKDGSCRMCVDSTTINKITLKYRFPIPSLDDLLDQLSGACVFSKLDFNWVSSNSYQGGR; encoded by the exons ATGAGGTTGAGAAGAGGTCAAgataaaattgaatcttgggagaAGCTTAAGAAACATATGAGACTTGCATTTCTACCCCATAATAATACAAGACTTATCTATCAACAACTCCAAATTCTTAGGCAAGGGTCCAAGTCGATTAATGAATACACCAAAGAGTTCCATCAATTGATTGCAAGGAAAGATATATCGGAAGAACAACTTGTAGCAAGGTATATAGGAG ACAAagtttggtgtgatgttgttttGATGGATGCATGTCATTTACTTCTTGGGCGGCCTTGGAAATATGATCGGTTTATGAATCATGATGGGAGATCTGACAACTATTCTTTCATGTGGAACAATAAGAAGTTGACTCTTGTACCCTATCGTGAGCTTATGCCTAAGCCACAAAATGTTGATGGAAAAAATCTACTTACTTATCACAAAATGTTCATAGAAGAGTTGGATGATTTGGAGGTGTTCTATATACTTCTTGATAAAGAGTCTCCATCATATGATTTCTTTCCACCACAAGTCAAGCCAATTATCGAAGAATTTCAAGGTGTTTTTCCTGCCGACTTACCGAATGCATTACCACCATTAAGAGAAGTGCAATACCAAATTTATCTAGTACCCGGTTCAAGTCTTCCCAACAAAGCCCATTATCGTACGAGTCCCAAAGAACATGAAGAATTACGTCGGCAAGTTGAAGAGCTCATAGCCAAAGGTTTTATAAGACCGAGTCTTAGCTCTTGTGAGGTACCGGACTTGTTAGTACCaaagaaagatggttcatgcCGTATGTGTGTGGATAGTACAACAATCAATAAAATCACATTGAAGTACCGATTTCCAATTCCTAGTTTGGATGACTTACTTGATCAATTAAGTGGAGCATGTGTTTTTAGCAAACTTGATTTTAATTGGGTATCATCAAATTCGTATCAAGGTGGGAGATGA
- the LOC113330700 gene encoding expansin-like A1 yields MAVKGKAKELLALKTVEVEYIRVPCEYKSHNVSVRVDESSKKPDRLVLTFLYQGGQTGIYMVTVYAQNNFTRIERDMDRIYGAVWEMNKVPEGSLSFRLFVYNGYDRSFVYSNKDLPADWKVGEIYDLGVQMNDQMDKQDGCTPNCTDGQLDQ; encoded by the exons ATGGCTGTTAAGGGTAAAGCCAAAGAACTCTTGGCACTCAAAACTGTCGAGGTTGAATATATAAG GGTACCTTGTGAATACAAGAGCCACAATGTGTCCGTAAGAGTAGATGAAAGTAGCAAGAAACCAGATCGTTTAGTACTTACATTCCTCTACCAAGGTGGTCAAACAGGAATCTATATGGTCACAGTCTATGCTCAAAATAACTTTACTAGGATCGAGAGAGATATGGACCGAATATATGGAGCGGTCTGGGAAATGAACAAGGTTCCCGAAGGAAGTCTCAGTTTTAGGTTGTTTGTATACAACGGATATGATCGATCATTCGTATATTCCAACAAAGATTTGCCTGCTGATTGGAAAGTTGGagagatttatgatttgggtgtTCAAATGAATGACCAAATGGATAAGCAAGATGGCTGCACCCCTAATTGTACCGATGGTCAACTTGATCAGTAG
- the LOC113344267 gene encoding expansin-like A1, protein MALTSVLFFIFLASSSVSAAPCNPLCLHKSKAGYFPLSKTTLTSGSCGYGSLAKGFKNGYITSGIPSLLGEKGVACGSCLHVNLQEQNIMQRKRYHCSSNQ, encoded by the exons ATGGCGCTAACCAGTGtacttttcttcatttttcttgctTCCTCATCTGTGAGCGCTGCTCCTTGTAACCCTCTTTGTTTGCATAAAAGCAAGGCTGGTTATTTTCCTTTATCTAAGACTACTCTCACCT CTGGGTCATGTGGGTATGGTTCATTAGCTAAAGGCTTCAAGAATGGATACATTACTTCTGGTATTCCTTCCTTACTAGGAGAAAAGGGTGTTGCCTGTGGATCCTGCTTACAC GTTAACTTGCAAGAACAAAACATTATGCAGAGGAAAAGGTACCATTGTAGTTCTAACCAGTAG
- the LOC113330692 gene encoding expansin-like A2: MALFSVLFFLFLASSSVSAAPCNPLCLHKSKAGYYPLSKTGISSGACGYGSLAKSFNNGYIASGILSLLGYEGIGCGSCIHVTCKNKTLCRGRGTTVVLTSSLTQTKNNADTDLILSDRAYISMAAKGKARELLALNTVDVDYIRVPCEYKSQNLSVRVDESSKKPDHLVLTFLYQGGQTGIHIVTAYAQNNFTRIERDMDRKYGAVWEMNKAPQGSLSFRLFVYNGYDRSFVYSNKDLPADWKVGEIYDLGVQMNDQMDKRDGCTSNCTD, from the exons ATGGCACTGTTTAGTGtacttttcttcttgtttcttgcTTCCTCATCTGTGAGTGCTGCTCCTTGTAACCCTCTTTGTTTGCATAAAAGCAAGGCTGGTTATTACCCTTTATCTAAGACTGGAATCAGCT CTGGAGCATGTGGTTATGGTTCACTAGCTAAGAGCTTCAATAATGGATATATTGCTTCTGGTATACTTTCCTTACTCGGATACGAGGGTATTGGCTGTGGATCCTGCATACAT gtAACTTGCAAGAACAAGACACTGTGCAGAGGAAGAGGTACTACTGTGGTTTTAACCAGTAGTCTTACACAGACAAAGAACAATGCAGATACGGATTTGATTCTTAGCGACAGAGCTTATATTTCAATGGCTGCCAAGGGTAAAGCCAGAGAGCTCTTAGCACTCAATACTGTAGATGTGGATTACATAAG GGTACCCTGTGAATACAAGAGCCAGAATCTGTCCGTAAGAGTAGATGAAAGCAGCAAGAAACCAGATCATTTAGTACTTACATTCCTCTACCAAGGTGGTCAAACAGGAATTCATATAGTCACAGCCTATGCACAAAATAACTTTACTAGGATCGAGAGAGATATGGACCGCAAATATGGAGCGGTCTGGGAAATGAACAAGGCTCCTCAAGGAAGTCTAAGTTTTAGGCTATTTGTATATAATGGATATGATCGCTCCTTTGTGTATTCCAACAAAGATTTGCCTGCTGACTGGAAAGTTGGAGAGATTTATGATCTGGGTGTTCAAATGAATGACCAGATGGATAAGCGAGATGGTTGCACCTCTAATTGTACTGATTGA